The following coding sequences lie in one Prochlorococcus marinus XMU1412 genomic window:
- a CDS encoding 15,16-dihydrobiliverdin:ferredoxin oxidoreductase, producing the protein MFDSLVDFLKTNIDELNGHEVQISSEFKEHHNEDSKYIIKNWLFSSPEYRKWRITRLDGGKKLQVFNTVAYPNFDSEMPILGADILWFGTSQKLLAILDYQPLIQESKYLEKYCSSLGNIKNKYSAFDNNKMKNIYDSKKYFSPWVIICRGNKLNLDRDLNNIFHLFVHNYLNIYKSNPINQFLNAEEIKINQIKYDKYSFEKDPADKLFKSFFGEKWTNKFINKFLFTLNNEIIH; encoded by the coding sequence ATGTTTGATTCATTAGTTGATTTCCTTAAAACCAATATTGATGAATTAAATGGACATGAAGTACAAATATCTAGCGAATTCAAAGAACATCACAATGAAGATTCAAAATATATTATTAAAAATTGGCTTTTTTCATCTCCCGAATATAGAAAGTGGCGAATAACAAGATTAGATGGTGGCAAAAAACTGCAAGTGTTTAATACGGTCGCATATCCTAATTTTGATAGTGAAATGCCTATTTTAGGAGCTGATATTTTATGGTTTGGAACTTCTCAAAAGTTATTAGCAATACTTGATTATCAACCTTTAATTCAAGAAAGCAAATATCTTGAAAAATATTGTTCAAGTTTAGGAAATATTAAGAATAAATATTCTGCATTTGATAATAATAAAATGAAGAATATTTATGATTCAAAAAAGTATTTTTCCCCATGGGTTATTATATGTAGAGGAAATAAATTAAATCTTGATAGAGATTTAAATAATATATTCCATTTATTTGTACATAATTATTTAAACATTTATAAATCGAATCCTATTAATCAATTTTTAAATGCAGAAGAAATAAAGATTAATCAAATTAAATATGATAAGTACAGTTTTGAAAAAGACCCTGCAGATAAATTGTTTAAATCTTTTTTTGGTGAAAAATGGACAAATAAATTTATCAATAAATTTCTATTTACATTAAATAATGAGATTATTCATTGA
- a CDS encoding heme oxygenase (biliverdin-producing): protein MAVALAGQLREGTKKSHTMAENTGFVACFLKGVVEKKSYRKLISDLYFVYEAMEEEIERLVNEEHPVIKPIGFKSLFRKETLINDLKFYFGENWKNEINISQSAKEYVERIREVAKNSPELLVGHHYTRYIGDLSGGQILKRIAKKALNLQGNDGLNFYEFELIADEKKFKEEYSLTLNQLPINQKTADQIIDEANQAFTYNMKMFKELEGNLIAVLGKIVFNYITKKVRKGSTET, encoded by the coding sequence ATGGCAGTTGCTCTTGCAGGACAATTAAGAGAAGGGACAAAAAAATCCCATACTATGGCAGAAAATACTGGCTTTGTGGCTTGTTTTTTAAAAGGAGTTGTTGAAAAAAAATCTTATAGAAAATTAATTAGTGATTTATATTTTGTTTATGAAGCTATGGAAGAAGAAATTGAAAGATTGGTCAATGAGGAACATCCCGTAATTAAACCTATAGGTTTTAAATCATTATTCAGGAAAGAAACTCTTATAAATGATCTTAAATTTTATTTTGGTGAAAACTGGAAGAATGAAATTAATATTTCTCAATCAGCAAAAGAATATGTTGAAAGAATCCGAGAGGTCGCAAAAAATTCACCAGAGCTCTTAGTTGGTCACCACTACACTCGCTATATAGGAGATTTATCTGGGGGGCAAATCTTGAAAAGGATCGCTAAAAAAGCATTAAATTTGCAGGGAAATGATGGTTTAAATTTTTATGAGTTTGAATTAATTGCTGACGAAAAGAAATTCAAGGAAGAATATTCCCTTACTTTGAATCAACTTCCAATAAATCAAAAGACTGCTGATCAAATTATTGATGAAGCTAATCAAGCTTTTACTTACAATATGAAAATGTTTAAGGAGCTTGAAGGTAACTTGATTGCTGTTTTAGGCAAGATTGTATTCAATTACATTACAAAAAAAGTTAGGAAAGGAAGTACCGAGACCTAA
- a CDS encoding NADP-dependent isocitrate dehydrogenase, producing MPKFEKLTLPNEGEIITFNQGKPNVPNNPIVPFIRGDGTGVDIWPATQIVLDSAIKKSYGDERKINWFKVYAGDEACELYGTYNYLPQDTIEAIKHFGVAIKGPLTTPIGGGIRSLNVALRQIFDLYSCVRPCKYYSGTPSPHKNPQNLDVIVYRENTEDIYMGIEWEAEDNNCLELINHLNNIVIPKSKNLKNRSIPEGSGIGIKPVSKSGSQRHIRKAIEHAKRLSGDKRHVTLVHKGNIMKYTEGAFRDWGYELAVNEFREDCITERESWILDNIQKNPDITIENNARKIEPGFDKLTNNKKAFICEEIKEVITSISNSHGDGKWKELILVDDRIADSIFQQIQTRPQEYSILATLNLNGDYVSDAAAAIVGGLGMAPGANIGDNAAIFEATHGTAPKHAGLNKINPGSVILSGVMMLEYFGWDEAANLITNGLSKAIEQKKVTYDLARLMEPKVEPLSCSSFAEEIISNF from the coding sequence ATGCCAAAATTTGAAAAATTAACTTTACCTAATGAAGGCGAGATAATAACTTTTAATCAAGGCAAACCTAATGTTCCTAATAATCCAATTGTCCCATTTATTAGGGGGGATGGAACTGGAGTTGATATTTGGCCTGCAACTCAAATCGTTCTAGATTCAGCGATAAAAAAAAGCTATGGAGATGAAAGAAAAATTAATTGGTTTAAAGTCTATGCAGGCGATGAAGCTTGTGAACTTTATGGAACATATAACTACCTCCCTCAAGATACTATTGAAGCAATCAAACACTTTGGTGTAGCCATCAAAGGTCCTTTAACGACTCCCATCGGCGGAGGTATTAGATCTCTTAATGTTGCATTAAGGCAAATATTTGATTTATATAGCTGTGTTAGACCATGCAAATATTATTCTGGAACACCAAGCCCTCACAAAAATCCCCAAAATTTAGACGTTATTGTTTATAGAGAAAATACTGAGGATATCTACATGGGAATTGAATGGGAAGCTGAGGATAATAATTGTCTTGAATTAATTAATCACTTAAATAACATTGTCATACCAAAAAGTAAAAATTTAAAAAATAGATCTATACCAGAGGGATCAGGTATTGGAATTAAACCGGTGAGTAAATCTGGTAGCCAAAGGCATATTAGAAAAGCAATTGAACATGCCAAAAGATTATCTGGAGATAAAAGGCATGTGACTCTTGTTCATAAAGGCAATATTATGAAATATACAGAAGGTGCATTTAGAGATTGGGGATATGAATTAGCAGTAAATGAATTTAGAGAAGATTGCATTACAGAAAGAGAAAGCTGGATTTTAGATAATATTCAGAAAAATCCAGATATTACAATTGAAAATAATGCTCGAAAAATTGAACCAGGTTTTGACAAGCTTACAAATAACAAAAAAGCGTTCATTTGCGAAGAAATTAAAGAAGTTATCACATCAATATCAAATTCTCACGGAGATGGGAAATGGAAAGAACTTATTCTTGTTGATGATCGGATAGCTGATAGTATATTTCAACAAATTCAAACTAGACCTCAAGAATATTCAATTCTTGCGACCTTAAATCTCAATGGAGACTATGTTTCTGATGCAGCTGCAGCAATTGTTGGTGGCCTAGGTATGGCTCCTGGTGCAAATATTGGAGATAATGCAGCAATTTTCGAAGCTACTCACGGTACTGCGCCAAAACATGCAGGCTTAAATAAGATTAATCCAGGCTCAGTAATTCTTAGTGGTGTAATGATGCTTGAATATTTTGGTTGGGATGAGGCAGCTAACTTAATTACTAATGGTTTAAGTAAGGCAATAGAGCAAAAAAAAGTCACCTATGATTTAGCACGCTTAATGGAACCAAAAGTAGAACCCTTATCCTGCAGCAGTTTTGCTGAAGAAATTATCTCAAATTTCTAA
- a CDS encoding four-carbon acid sugar kinase family protein encodes MKFVVIDDDPTGSQTVHDCLLLLKWDCSTLVKGFESKSNLFFILANTRSLSENDAKLTIEEICKNLKTVITSQAYEEKIIFISRGDSTLRGHNYLEPIALNSCLGPFDATFHIPAFIEGKRLTINGSHFVDKTPISQTIFATDKIFGYKTSNVKNLLFQQSKSQINFEDIQNLLLSDIEMLNDEENNIVFKTLKNLKNNKHVVVDAENYSQLKKFSLVIKKLIKQKKFLFRTAASFISSISEKRSFSQSEIFFSNLRIRNKEKSFLPGLIIVGSYVELSTIQLNNLLEISNCNPVELDVFEFFKITSSDNNQKRRNLFKNKFLKEIRFSFEKGKTPVLFTSRKFMSLDSSELFNFYNLLACFIAELVADLKYEIGYLISKGGITTNLILSKGFNADYVYLVGQILTGISVVTYKLKNGEKLPVVTHPGNIGNKDSLVNIWKVFENKK; translated from the coding sequence ATGAAATTTGTCGTTATAGATGATGATCCCACAGGCTCTCAAACTGTTCACGATTGCTTATTACTGCTTAAGTGGGACTGCTCAACTTTAGTAAAAGGTTTTGAATCTAAATCTAATTTATTTTTTATTTTGGCTAATACAAGGTCACTATCAGAAAATGATGCGAAATTAACAATAGAGGAAATTTGCAAAAATCTTAAGACTGTAATTACTTCTCAAGCCTATGAAGAAAAAATTATTTTTATAAGTAGAGGAGACTCTACTCTTCGAGGACATAACTATTTAGAGCCAATTGCTCTAAATAGTTGCTTAGGTCCTTTTGATGCTACTTTTCATATTCCAGCCTTCATAGAGGGTAAAAGATTAACAATTAATGGATCTCATTTTGTTGATAAAACTCCTATTAGTCAAACAATTTTTGCAACAGATAAAATTTTTGGATATAAGACAAGTAATGTCAAGAATCTTTTATTTCAGCAGAGTAAATCGCAAATAAATTTTGAAGATATTCAAAATCTTTTATTGTCAGATATAGAAATGCTAAATGATGAAGAAAATAATATTGTTTTTAAAACATTAAAGAACTTGAAGAACAATAAACATGTAGTTGTAGATGCAGAAAATTATTCTCAACTAAAAAAATTTTCTTTAGTAATTAAAAAATTAATTAAACAAAAAAAATTCCTTTTTCGAACTGCAGCAAGTTTTATAAGTTCAATTTCTGAGAAAAGAAGTTTTTCTCAGAGTGAAATATTTTTCTCTAATTTAAGAATAAGAAATAAAGAAAAGAGTTTTCTTCCAGGACTGATAATTGTTGGATCATATGTAGAACTTTCAACAATACAATTGAATAATTTATTAGAGATAAGTAATTGCAATCCAGTTGAATTAGATGTTTTTGAATTCTTTAAAATTACTTCATCAGATAACAATCAGAAGCGAAGGAATTTGTTTAAAAATAAATTTTTGAAAGAAATTAGATTTTCTTTTGAGAAAGGCAAAACTCCTGTTTTGTTTACCTCAAGAAAATTTATGTCTCTAGATTCTTCTGAACTATTTAATTTTTATAATTTACTTGCTTGTTTTATTGCTGAATTAGTCGCAGATTTGAAGTATGAAATAGGATATTTGATTTCAAAAGGTGGAATAACAACAAATTTGATTCTTAGTAAAGGATTTAATGCAGATTATGTTTATCTTGTAGGACAGATTTTAACTGGCATTTCAGTAGTAACTTACAAACTAAAAAATGGCGAAAAACTTCCCGTTGTTACTCATCCTGGAAATATTGGCAATAAAGATTCACTGGTTAATATTTGGAAAGTTTTTGAAAATAAAAAATAA
- a CDS encoding galactose mutarotase translates to MKLELFSKDQGIFVFQLDKNNYIKFCPERGGVITNWVSDGNEILYFDETRFMDKTKSIRGGIPILFPICGNLNTSSSVFGKGYLQLPQHGFARDMQWQYSFNENEKFLCLFLTASKKTKKYYPFDFELKIEVTLKINSLEFEISIHNKTDFAMPINFGLHPYFNVSDFKNLEFVDNPLNCQDQERNTISNTLDELNKISLGVDLLMYTFGRSSFRDKIFKREVTLNHPYPFDLGVIWSDPPRRMICLEPWTSPRNSFVDGFRNIMIPSNDSKSLSASIQIKSLK, encoded by the coding sequence GTGAAACTTGAATTATTTAGTAAGGACCAAGGAATTTTTGTCTTTCAATTAGATAAAAATAATTACATTAAATTTTGTCCTGAAAGAGGAGGCGTTATTACAAATTGGGTTTCCGATGGTAACGAAATACTTTATTTCGATGAAACAAGATTTATGGACAAGACAAAAAGTATTAGGGGAGGCATTCCAATCTTGTTCCCAATTTGTGGAAATCTCAATACCTCCAGTTCAGTATTTGGAAAGGGTTATTTGCAATTACCACAACATGGTTTCGCTAGGGATATGCAATGGCAATACTCCTTCAATGAAAATGAAAAATTTTTATGCTTATTCTTAACTGCATCTAAAAAAACCAAAAAATATTATCCTTTCGATTTCGAACTAAAAATAGAAGTTACCTTAAAAATAAACTCTTTAGAATTTGAAATTTCAATTCATAATAAAACAGACTTTGCTATGCCTATAAATTTTGGCTTGCATCCTTACTTTAATGTTTCAGATTTCAAAAATTTAGAGTTTGTTGATAATCCACTTAATTGTCAGGATCAAGAAAGAAATACTATAAGTAATACTTTGGATGAATTAAACAAAATTAGTTTAGGAGTTGATCTACTTATGTATACTTTTGGTAGAAGCTCTTTTCGAGATAAAATTTTTAAAAGAGAAGTAACTTTAAATCATCCATATCCTTTTGATTTGGGCGTTATTTGGAGCGATCCTCCAAGAAGAATGATATGTCTCGAACCTTGGACTAGTCCCCGAAATTCTTTTGTTGATGGATTTAGAAATATTATGATTCCTTCAAATGATAGTAAAAGTTTAAGTGCCTCAATACAAATAAAATCTCTTAAGTAA
- a CDS encoding alpha/beta fold hydrolase, whose translation MEKSALIDSSVNYDWNFLDYPIYTVSAKPEIASKKCAILLIHGFGASTDHWRFNIPTLSKKYEVHAMDLLGFGKSPKPQDVEYSGSLWKDQVVAYVKEKITKPTIVVGNSLGGYAALAAGAELNELNAGVILLNAAGYFSEEKTIKKNMLQTSIETVAGIFLKNIVLQRLIFENMRNPKNIKKTLNQVYVDKKNVDDFLVESIRKPSLDYGAFNVFRSVFNPSGPQGLPLDKLFAKLNAPLLLLWGGKDPWMNTPKKRNLYKKFTPKNTKEIILDAGHCPHDEIPELVNQHILDWVDSL comes from the coding sequence ATGGAAAAGTCAGCTCTGATAGATAGTAGTGTAAATTATGACTGGAATTTTTTAGATTACCCAATATATACAGTTTCAGCTAAGCCTGAGATAGCATCAAAAAAATGTGCCATTTTATTAATTCATGGTTTTGGAGCTTCCACTGATCATTGGAGATTCAATATCCCGACTTTAAGTAAAAAATACGAAGTTCATGCGATGGATCTTCTCGGTTTTGGAAAAAGTCCTAAGCCCCAAGATGTTGAATACTCAGGATCTTTATGGAAGGATCAAGTTGTAGCTTATGTAAAAGAGAAAATAACAAAACCTACAATTGTTGTTGGAAATTCATTAGGTGGTTATGCAGCATTAGCAGCTGGTGCGGAATTAAATGAGCTAAATGCAGGAGTGATATTACTTAATGCCGCAGGATATTTTAGTGAAGAAAAAACTATCAAAAAAAATATGTTGCAAACTTCAATTGAAACAGTTGCCGGCATATTTTTGAAAAATATTGTTCTTCAACGTTTGATTTTTGAGAATATGAGAAATCCAAAAAATATTAAAAAAACTTTGAATCAAGTTTATGTTGATAAAAAAAATGTTGATGATTTCTTAGTTGAGTCAATAAGAAAGCCTTCTCTAGATTATGGAGCTTTTAATGTTTTTAGAAGTGTATTTAACCCATCAGGTCCTCAGGGATTGCCGTTGGATAAGTTATTCGCAAAACTAAATGCACCATTATTACTTCTTTGGGGAGGGAAAGATCCATGGATGAACACTCCAAAAAAAAGAAATCTATATAAAAAATTTACACCAAAGAATACAAAAGAAATTATTCTTGATGCAGGACATTGTCCTCATGATGAGATACCGGAATTAGTTAATCAACATATTTTGGATTGGGTTGATTCTCTTTAA
- a CDS encoding cation:proton antiporter, whose protein sequence is MYSLLAELSAHDLEVAETLIGVIRFLLIFLAARALAEVLVRLSLPTIVGELLAGVVIGASGFHLLIPPSAGTELNEGLVNVISSLASIPPEAVPDVYFESFPSLQAVATLGLYALLFLTGLESELEELVAVGAQAFTVAMAGVILPFAFGTLGLMFIFQVDLIPAVFAGASMTATSIGITASVFGELGYLKTREGQIVIGAAVLDDILGIVILAVVVALAAGGSLEIAPIVKLVAAAVVFVIAAIALSRTAAPGFDWLLDRLKAPGAVVVASFVILVLCCFVATAIGLEAALGAFAAGLILSSSKNNHAIQQSVLPLVSLFATIFFVLVGAGMDLSVINPLDPTSRSALVVAGFLLVVAIIGKIAAGWVFSSDKPTNRLVVGLGMMPRGEVGLIFLGLGTSAKLLTPSLEAAILLMVIGTTFLAPVLLRIVLKDKPPNDGNKISDDVAADPVGLL, encoded by the coding sequence ATGTACTCTTTACTTGCTGAATTAAGTGCACATGATTTAGAAGTTGCTGAAACGTTGATCGGAGTTATAAGATTTTTATTGATCTTTTTAGCAGCAAGAGCATTAGCAGAAGTATTAGTAAGACTAAGTTTGCCAACGATTGTAGGTGAGCTTCTTGCAGGGGTTGTAATAGGAGCATCAGGTTTCCATTTATTGATACCGCCTTCAGCGGGAACTGAACTAAATGAGGGACTTGTAAATGTTATTAGTTCATTAGCTTCAATTCCCCCGGAAGCAGTACCTGATGTTTATTTCGAAAGTTTCCCCTCGCTCCAAGCAGTAGCAACACTTGGATTATATGCACTTTTATTTTTAACAGGATTAGAAAGTGAGTTAGAGGAACTTGTAGCTGTGGGAGCTCAGGCTTTTACTGTTGCTATGGCAGGCGTAATTTTACCGTTTGCGTTTGGAACTCTTGGATTAATGTTTATTTTCCAAGTAGATCTAATTCCTGCAGTTTTTGCTGGAGCATCTATGACAGCCACAAGTATAGGAATTACTGCAAGTGTTTTCGGTGAATTGGGATATTTGAAAACTAGAGAAGGACAGATTGTTATTGGTGCAGCAGTATTAGACGATATTTTGGGAATTGTTATTCTGGCAGTTGTTGTAGCGCTTGCTGCTGGAGGTTCTTTAGAAATTGCTCCTATTGTTAAATTAGTTGCTGCAGCAGTAGTATTTGTTATTGCTGCTATCGCACTAAGTCGAACAGCAGCGCCAGGATTTGATTGGTTGTTAGATAGATTGAAAGCTCCTGGAGCTGTAGTGGTGGCATCTTTTGTGATACTTGTATTATGTTGTTTTGTCGCAACAGCAATTGGATTAGAAGCAGCTTTAGGTGCTTTTGCAGCTGGATTGATTCTTAGTAGTTCTAAAAATAATCATGCAATACAACAATCTGTATTACCTTTAGTTTCCTTATTCGCAACTATTTTCTTTGTATTAGTTGGAGCTGGAATGGATTTATCTGTTATCAATCCACTTGATCCAACAAGCCGATCAGCTCTTGTAGTTGCAGGATTTTTATTAGTTGTTGCGATTATTGGAAAAATAGCAGCCGGATGGGTATTTTCAAGTGATAAACCTACAAATAGATTAGTTGTAGGCTTGGGTATGATGCCTAGAGGAGAGGTTGGTTTAATTTTTCTTGGGCTAGGAACAAGCGCTAAGTTATTAACTCCTTCTCTTGAAGCAGCTATTTTATTAATGGTTATAGGAACTACATTTCTTGCACCTGTTCTCTTAAGAATTGTTCTAAAAGATAAGCCCCCAAATGATGGCAACAAAATTTCAGATGATGTTGCAGCTGATCCTGTGGGTCTTCTTTAG